The following are encoded together in the Flammeovirga agarivorans genome:
- a CDS encoding GNAT family N-acetyltransferase produces MVIRTIDSSDNAQIENIIKTVLIEHNANLPGTAFFDEQLGRLNTAYQEEGSVYYVAELDGKVVGGAGIGSILNGPNDICELQKIYLSESARGKGIGAALLNQCLTFAKQFGYKACYLETMPQLVKGLKLYEKMGFSMMDEPLGDTSHHACNIWMIKQL; encoded by the coding sequence ATGGTAATTCGTACAATAGACTCCTCTGATAATGCGCAAATAGAAAATATCATAAAAACAGTATTGATAGAGCATAATGCCAATTTGCCTGGAACTGCTTTTTTTGATGAACAACTTGGTAGACTGAATACTGCTTATCAAGAAGAAGGCTCTGTCTATTATGTTGCAGAACTAGACGGAAAAGTTGTAGGAGGGGCAGGTATTGGAAGTATTCTTAATGGCCCTAATGATATCTGTGAGCTTCAGAAAATATATTTATCAGAGTCCGCTAGAGGTAAAGGTATTGGTGCTGCACTTTTAAACCAGTGTTTAACCTTTGCAAAACAGTTCGGATATAAGGCATGTTATTTAGAAACAATGCCCCAATTGGTAAAAGGATTAAAGTTGTACGAAAAAATGGGCTTTAGTATGATGGATGAGCCTTTAGGAGATACATCACATCATGCTTGTAATATCTGGATGATTAAACAATTGTAA
- a CDS encoding inositol monophosphatase family protein: MDAKRLKEITHKVVKLTEKVGEFIAIERRNFDPSKIEYKGLNDLVSYVDKTAEKKIVEGLTNILPGAGFLGEEGTNKPTENGFTWIIDPLDGTTNFIHGIPIFSISIALVSNNDYCIGVVREVNLNECFYAWKDGGAYMNGERISVSPQKELKAGLIATGFPYYNFEKMPQYMNILSGMMEGCHGIRRLGSAAVDLAYVACGRLEGFFEYNLNAWDVAGGSIIVKEAGGVVSTFSNTENYIEDREIIAAPADIHKEMQSIIYKKWNS; encoded by the coding sequence ATGGACGCAAAAAGATTAAAAGAAATTACACATAAGGTTGTCAAACTTACAGAAAAGGTTGGCGAATTTATCGCTATAGAACGCAGAAACTTCGACCCATCAAAAATTGAATACAAAGGATTAAATGATCTTGTCTCTTATGTAGATAAAACAGCAGAGAAAAAGATTGTAGAAGGGCTAACCAATATATTACCAGGTGCAGGCTTTTTAGGAGAAGAAGGTACCAATAAACCTACTGAAAATGGTTTCACTTGGATAATCGACCCACTAGATGGCACTACCAACTTCATTCACGGTATACCTATTTTTTCGATCAGTATCGCTTTAGTTTCCAATAATGATTACTGCATCGGTGTAGTGAGAGAAGTCAACCTCAATGAATGTTTCTATGCATGGAAAGACGGTGGTGCGTATATGAATGGTGAAAGAATTTCTGTATCTCCTCAAAAAGAATTGAAAGCAGGATTAATTGCGACAGGATTCCCTTATTATAACTTTGAGAAAATGCCACAATACATGAATATTCTATCTGGTATGATGGAAGGTTGCCATGGCATAAGAAGACTTGGATCAGCAGCAGTTGATTTAGCTTATGTAGCTTGTGGAAGGTTAGAAGGATTCTTTGAGTACAACCTTAATGCTTGGGATGTTGCCGGTGGAAGTATTATTGTTAAAGAAGCTGGTGGTGTGGTTTCAACATTCTCTAATACTGAAAATTATATTGAGGACAGAGAAATTATAGCTGCCCCTGCAGATATACATAAAGAAATGCAGTCTATTATATACAAAAAGTGGAATAGTTAA
- a CDS encoding glycoside hydrolase family 13 protein, with amino-acid sequence MRNIKSVLITLLFAISSAVMAKSSTVIDRVEPAFWWAGMVHPELQLLVHGDDISNLNATINYDGVTLDQTIKVENPNYLFLNLTLAKDVKAGSFPIEFKNTKGKVVFTYTYELKERRKDSAAREGFNKSDIMYLITPDRWVNGDESNDKVPSMREDVNRSLEGGRHGGDIQGLVNSLDYIDEMGFTAIWVNPLLENDMDSYSYHGYSTTDYYKIDAHYGSNEDYVNFVAEANKKGIKIIMDMIENHCGLNHWWTNDLPTKDWYHYSDMKEKPVTSHQRVTVADPYATEADKARHSDGWFVQSMPDLNQKNPLLANYLIQNSIWWVEYANLGGIRQDTYPYPDPDFMTEWTRRIMQEYPNFNIVGEEWTSNPALVSRWQKGKENQNGYVSYCPSMMDFPIQEALINSLNKEAAQYTQTFNEVYEKLAMDFLYSDPANLVTFPDNHDTPRYWNQINEDFDLYKMGLVYIYTTRGIPQIFYGTEILMGVDDETQHHNHGLIREDFPGGWKGDKVNAFTGEGLTAQQKEAQEFMKKLTNFRKNNPVLHTGELKHFSPYKEVYVMFRYNDSTKIMSIFNKNKQETKVDLGHYQEVLKGATKATDALTGKTYDLSNGTITVPAVSGTMLIVE; translated from the coding sequence ATGAGAAATATCAAGTCAGTATTAATTACTTTATTATTTGCCATCTCATCTGCAGTAATGGCAAAAAGTTCTACTGTCATTGACAGAGTTGAACCTGCCTTTTGGTGGGCTGGAATGGTTCATCCAGAACTTCAATTATTAGTTCATGGAGATGACATTTCAAACTTAAATGCAACAATCAACTATGATGGTGTTACTTTAGACCAAACCATTAAAGTTGAAAATCCAAATTATTTATTTTTAAACTTAACACTTGCTAAAGATGTTAAGGCTGGATCTTTTCCTATTGAATTTAAAAACACTAAAGGTAAGGTAGTATTTACTTACACTTATGAGTTAAAAGAACGTAGAAAAGATTCTGCAGCAAGAGAAGGGTTTAACAAAAGTGATATCATGTACCTAATTACTCCAGATAGATGGGTGAATGGTGATGAATCAAATGATAAAGTTCCTTCAATGAGAGAGGATGTAAACCGTTCTTTAGAAGGTGGTCGTCATGGTGGTGATATCCAAGGTTTAGTTAATAGCTTAGACTATATCGACGAAATGGGATTTACTGCAATTTGGGTAAACCCGTTGTTAGAAAATGATATGGATTCTTATTCATACCATGGTTATTCTACTACAGACTACTATAAAATTGATGCTCACTACGGATCAAATGAAGATTATGTGAATTTCGTAGCAGAGGCTAATAAAAAAGGAATCAAAATTATCATGGATATGATTGAAAATCACTGTGGTTTAAACCATTGGTGGACTAACGATCTTCCAACAAAAGATTGGTATCACTATTCTGATATGAAAGAAAAGCCTGTGACATCTCACCAAAGAGTAACAGTTGCTGACCCTTATGCTACAGAAGCAGATAAAGCGAGACACTCTGATGGTTGGTTTGTACAATCAATGCCAGACTTAAACCAAAAGAACCCGTTATTAGCCAACTACTTGATTCAGAACTCAATTTGGTGGGTAGAATATGCTAACCTAGGTGGTATTCGTCAAGATACTTATCCATACCCTGATCCAGATTTCATGACAGAGTGGACAAGAAGAATTATGCAAGAATATCCAAACTTCAATATTGTAGGTGAAGAGTGGACTTCTAATCCGGCATTAGTTTCTAGATGGCAAAAAGGTAAAGAAAATCAAAATGGATATGTTTCTTATTGCCCATCAATGATGGACTTCCCAATCCAAGAAGCATTAATCAATTCATTAAATAAAGAAGCAGCTCAATATACTCAGACATTTAATGAAGTATATGAAAAGTTAGCGATGGACTTCTTGTATTCTGATCCAGCGAACTTGGTTACTTTCCCTGATAATCATGATACTCCTCGTTACTGGAACCAAATCAACGAAGATTTTGATTTATACAAAATGGGACTAGTATATATCTATACAACTCGTGGTATTCCTCAAATTTTCTACGGTACAGAAATCTTAATGGGTGTAGATGATGAAACTCAACATCACAACCATGGTTTAATTCGTGAAGATTTCCCTGGTGGATGGAAAGGTGACAAGGTCAATGCATTTACTGGAGAAGGATTGACAGCACAACAAAAAGAAGCACAAGAGTTCATGAAGAAGTTAACGAACTTCAGAAAGAACAATCCTGTATTACACACAGGTGAATTGAAGCATTTCTCTCCTTACAAAGAGGTGTATGTAATGTTTAGATACAATGACTCTACTAAGATCATGTCTATTTTCAATAAAAATAAGCAAGAGACAAAAGTAGATTTAGGTCACTACCAAGAAGTATTAAAAGGAGCTACTAAAGCGACAGATGCACTTACTGGTAAAACTTATGACCTTTCAAACGGAACAATCACAGTACCAGCTGTTTCAGGTACTATGCTGATTGTAGAGTAA
- a CDS encoding TlpA family protein disulfide reductase — MLLHYQRNFLLGVFLLSPLLLFGQKKKYCTKDFKKMEGDVIIKYKMIFEDDISEISKKDPHFVDERIIYFNSSTLVSKLSYTDVRAQYMERLTYMDFLSEKTYYLNSYRNKNKGDGFYVRFNDPYKKAVRVEGNEKYIAGYECKKYEVIVHGEKKYMYTTEAFGLKYTQNYITEGIEFCMELPRYSKKYGHYRLVADEVTFTTLSKTVYDLDFYDILPKEEYMIERKSIKNKSLIVQNHANEKIIGSKAPTFKSTTIDHTTVNSKSYNGKVVVYNFWSLKNKGSVQEVMKLNELYEKYKNNPNVVFLSLALDKEVALQEFNNLYNFKYQIVDNAGEYINKFKVSLYPTNVVVDKNGNYINYTVGYKKDIVDRLSSSIELALHPESVNNDITNHKVKPKGNQLLK, encoded by the coding sequence ATGCTACTTCATTACCAACGAAACTTTTTGTTAGGAGTGTTTCTACTCTCTCCGTTATTATTATTTGGTCAGAAGAAAAAATATTGCACAAAGGATTTCAAAAAAATGGAAGGTGATGTCATCATCAAATACAAAATGATATTTGAAGACGACATTAGTGAAATAAGTAAAAAAGATCCTCATTTTGTTGATGAACGTATCATATACTTCAATTCTTCAACATTAGTGAGCAAGTTATCCTACACAGATGTTAGAGCCCAGTATATGGAGAGGCTGACCTACATGGACTTCCTATCGGAAAAAACATATTACCTTAACTCTTATAGAAACAAAAATAAAGGAGATGGATTCTATGTAAGATTCAACGATCCTTATAAAAAAGCCGTTAGAGTAGAAGGTAATGAGAAATATATTGCCGGTTACGAATGTAAAAAATATGAGGTCATTGTACATGGAGAGAAAAAATACATGTATACTACTGAAGCGTTTGGCTTAAAATACACTCAAAATTATATTACAGAGGGTATTGAGTTTTGTATGGAACTCCCTCGCTATAGTAAAAAATATGGCCACTACAGATTGGTTGCAGACGAAGTAACATTTACAACTTTATCAAAAACAGTATACGATCTAGATTTCTACGATATCCTACCCAAAGAGGAATACATGATCGAAAGGAAAAGTATTAAAAACAAGAGTCTCATCGTTCAAAACCACGCCAACGAAAAGATTATCGGATCTAAAGCACCAACATTTAAAAGTACAACAATCGACCATACCACTGTTAACAGTAAAAGCTATAATGGTAAAGTAGTCGTTTACAACTTCTGGTCACTTAAAAACAAGGGTAGTGTACAAGAAGTGATGAAGCTAAATGAACTATATGAGAAATATAAGAACAACCCCAATGTAGTCTTCCTTAGTTTAGCATTAGATAAAGAAGTAGCATTACAAGAGTTTAATAACTTGTATAACTTCAAGTATCAGATCGTGGATAATGCTGGTGAGTATATCAATAAGTTTAAGGTATCGTTATATCCAACAAATGTGGTAGTTGATAAAAATGGAAATTATATTAATTATACAGTGGGCTATAAAAAAGATATAGTAGATCGATTATCATCCAGTATTGAGTTGGCACTACATCCGGAGAGCGTTAATAATGATATTACCAATCATAAGGTAAAACCAAAGGGAAATCAACTTTTAAAATAG
- a CDS encoding DUF4251 domain-containing protein, which yields MKNLSKNINLAFASLCLILCCSLSSYAQDSTSTSLTKQELKAQKKAEKKANKEKKKAAKLAEEQADHDKAVTALVTKSFTLQANQAYDRRGQTINVDASLNFVRVEGDRAVVQLAFPQLVGFNGVGGVTVDGNITNYEIKKNEKTGTTSVTFHVQGPTMMANVTIDLEKDGNWANSSVEGDFSAAELNFRGVLVPNFDSDSYEGTTRY from the coding sequence ATGAAAAATTTATCTAAAAACATCAATCTTGCATTTGCATCTCTTTGTCTAATCTTATGCTGTTCACTATCAAGTTATGCACAAGATAGTACTTCAACGAGCTTAACGAAACAAGAGTTAAAAGCCCAGAAGAAAGCTGAAAAAAAAGCCAATAAAGAAAAGAAAAAAGCTGCAAAGTTAGCAGAGGAACAAGCGGATCATGATAAAGCTGTAACTGCTTTGGTTACAAAAAGTTTTACATTGCAAGCGAATCAGGCCTACGATAGAAGAGGTCAGACAATTAATGTTGATGCTAGTCTCAACTTTGTAAGAGTTGAAGGTGATAGAGCTGTGGTACAGTTGGCATTCCCTCAATTAGTTGGATTTAATGGAGTAGGAGGTGTTACTGTAGATGGTAATATTACAAACTATGAAATCAAGAAGAATGAAAAAACAGGTACAACATCTGTAACATTTCATGTTCAAGGACCTACAATGATGGCCAATGTAACCATTGACTTAGAAAAAGATGGAAATTGGGCCAATTCATCAGTAGAAGGAGATTTTAGTGCAGCTGAACTTAATTTCAGAGGTGTATTAGTCCCTAATTTTGATAGCGATAGTTACGAAGGAACAACTCGTTACTAG
- a CDS encoding TfoX/Sxy family protein yields MAFDEYLGERIDRWFQQQNVDYFPKKMMGGLVFMVNSKMCCGIHIDKKYKDSLLMAKIGEEQYAKEITKEVTLPMDFTGRPMKGFIYVTPEGFDLDNDLEYWLSAALRFNLEQH; encoded by the coding sequence ATGGCATTTGATGAGTACCTAGGAGAACGTATTGATAGATGGTTTCAACAACAAAATGTTGACTATTTCCCTAAGAAGATGATGGGAGGTTTAGTGTTTATGGTGAACAGTAAAATGTGTTGTGGGATTCATATTGATAAAAAATATAAAGATTCACTTTTAATGGCAAAGATAGGTGAGGAGCAATATGCCAAAGAAATAACAAAAGAGGTAACCCTTCCAATGGACTTTACAGGAAGGCCAATGAAAGGGTTTATTTATGTTACTCCCGAAGGGTTTGATTTGGATAATGATTTAGAATATTGGTTGAGTGCTGCATTAAGATTTAATTTAGAACAGCACTAA
- a CDS encoding YheT family hydrolase, with amino-acid sequence MPLVTSTYRPGFFYKNGHINTIFASKVKPQADAPYQRKRFETPDNDFFDVDTIVGVHKKALILMHGLEGSAHSTYILEMANFFSPDYDIWAMNHRSCSGSLNLLYPSYHSGHTKDLKQLVNTLSEKYEEIYIIGVSLGGNITLKYLGDEGNKLPSVVKKVATLSVPCQLNSSAKVLQKRINLLYLQNFLISLKSKVVPKMEAFNMSQTLIDEVRSAKTFVEFDDRYTGPAHGFKDAEDYWSQCSSKEVLDRIIVPTLLINAKDDPFLSEECFPYEIAEKSEFLYLETPDYGGHVGFLTSLYKQRWYLSRIRNFLSKPI; translated from the coding sequence ATGCCATTAGTCACTTCAACATATCGCCCTGGCTTTTTCTATAAAAATGGACATATCAATACCATTTTTGCTAGTAAAGTAAAACCCCAAGCTGATGCTCCTTATCAACGTAAAAGGTTTGAAACGCCTGATAATGATTTTTTTGATGTTGATACAATAGTAGGAGTACATAAGAAAGCATTAATTCTAATGCATGGTTTGGAAGGTTCTGCTCATTCTACATATATATTAGAAATGGCTAACTTTTTCTCTCCAGATTACGATATATGGGCGATGAATCACAGAAGCTGTAGTGGTAGTCTAAATTTATTGTACCCTTCTTACCATAGTGGGCATACCAAAGATTTAAAGCAATTGGTAAATACCCTTTCTGAAAAATATGAGGAAATCTATATAATAGGAGTTAGTTTGGGAGGAAACATCACCTTAAAATATCTAGGAGATGAAGGGAATAAACTTCCATCAGTAGTAAAAAAAGTAGCTACCTTATCTGTACCATGTCAATTGAACTCTTCAGCAAAAGTTCTACAGAAGAGAATCAATCTATTGTATCTCCAAAACTTTTTAATCTCTTTAAAAAGTAAAGTCGTTCCAAAGATGGAGGCTTTTAATATGAGTCAAACCTTAATTGATGAAGTACGATCAGCAAAAACATTTGTGGAGTTTGATGACCGTTATACTGGTCCGGCACATGGATTCAAGGATGCTGAGGATTATTGGTCCCAATGCAGTTCTAAGGAAGTATTGGATAGAATAATAGTCCCAACTTTATTAATAAATGCAAAGGATGACCCGTTCTTATCAGAAGAATGTTTTCCTTACGAAATTGCGGAGAAAAGTGAATTTCTATATTTAGAGACACCAGATTATGGTGGTCATGTAGGATTCCTTACATCATTATATAAACAGAGATGGTATTTATCTCGCATTAGAAATTTTTTATCGAAGCCTATTTAA